CCAAGCCTCCAAGACCACCAATACAACAAAAAGAGATTCACTACCACTTGAAATTCTGAGCCACGCAATTCAGCAGAAAAAGTGCCTCATATGAATCCATTCAATCATCTCTCCACCAATCTACTGTCCATATCAGCAAAATTCCCAGCAATTCAATCAATCTAGCATAAACAAACTAATGATATAATCAGTATATCAGCTAAACAAACTCAACAAGCAACATATAGCCAAAACAaagacaaaagagaataaaaaactAGAGTATAACAAGGTACGTACGCACGCATCAAGTGCAGCAAAGACAAATGCAGGTGCAGAAAAAAGCACAATACAAAGAGAGCTAAGGTTTTTCAGACAGTTTAGGCATAAACCTGACAAATTCTAAGGTTTAATCAACTCTAGAAAACAAGTTGCCCAACTGTTTCGCAAATCATACAACTCTTCTTCTGTTAATGCCGTTGGATCATTGAATACCTACAATTTGTACAATGGGTTAAAATACAAGGTTTGTGACATTTTGATGAAGAACTCAAACAGTGAGACAAACTAATTAAGAGACAAACATTTAActtatcataaaattaaaatacctCATTCCAAGACTTAGTAATATTAGCAGAGACAATGTCAAGCATATTCTTCATCACATAATATCCACAATCATTCCCATTAGGCTGCAACCTTGCCTACAAATGAATTCGATGTTTATACACTTAATATAtatcaaaacaacaacaacaagacgCAACCATAATCTACCCTACACTTACTTTGGGACGAACCAATTCAGCCCTTTTTTTACTACCCTCAGCCAATTGATAAATCTCCATAGCTCTatatcaaaaaaattgaaaacaatcaacaaagaaaattaaacatttcAGGGTAAtaggacataaatatataacAAAAGCGACATAAAATATACACTTACCTCATAACAATATCCTTCATTGGTGAATGAAGATCCTTGTGTAATGAACAAAGGAGTACTAAGGTATTGTGTTTAGGACAAATGATAATTAATTGCCAATGCCCACTGTAAGCGTTGAAGAACAATAAGTGTGTCAAGTAAGATAtatttggattaaaaaaaataaaagaaatgacaaatttACATATACTTACTCAGCAAGATATGGTGCTAAGTAACACACTTTGTTGAAATCACGTAACTTAGATAGTATGTGTGTTTGAACTCTCCTTTTAGACTTTTGGATATTTGGACCTGCTAAACTCAAGATGACTGGGTCCAAAATTCCAAACACATCTGATTTGTTTCTTTCAATACATAGACGATGGATATACCtgaataaatttgaaattaatattgaatattgcaGTTATAAAAGATAATAGTAGAAATGATAGTGTACTTACATGCACCAAACTTGTAGAATAGAAACGTCAAGCCAAGCCGAACCCACCAACAACTCTTTAATACACTTTGGTGAAATCCAAAAGTTTTCTATCTCAGCTTCATGTTCTAATGGTAAAAATACATGTTTTTACTCCTTCAAAAACATAAGTAACACTTTCTGAACATTGTCAGCGGTTGAGTCCTCCCTGCAATTTTCTTGTGCTGCGGAACAAGAACCTTTTGTGCTTACAAGACCAAAAACATTTTGATCtccttgtttgtttgttggggAGATTTCAGACAAACCCATAGTCTTGAGAGTCTCCATAAATGACTGTTGCATCTTCTCATGAGCTAGGGACAACTTATATTCAAGCTCTTCTTTACATTCTGCTTTAATCTTTGCTGCAAGTTTTTCTTCAAGTTTAGCCTCAAGTTGTGCTTCAATCACCTTAACATCTATGGATTGTGTTCGACGTGAAGACCTTCCGAAGTAATTGGATATATTATAAAATCCTCCAACACCACGAACACGACCACCATGCTCGGATGTTCCAATTGCCTTTGACAAGATATCATCACGTCCTTCTAAAACAACGGTTCCTTTTTCATTCTCTTCAACCAGTGAGTCCTACATTTGCAAAACACAGACCGCATACATTTGCAAAACACAGAACACataaattaatatttcattAGTGGAAAAGACCGCATACAAGGAACACTTACAAGTATAATTACAAAGTAATCATGGAAAATGTATTTTACTTACAATTTTCTCAGCAACAACTCGTGTAGCCTCTGATGTGTATTCTCCCCCTCGCTTTTGTCGTGCTCTCTTCCATTTGTCATGACGTGACGGTGGAGATGGAATACAATCTAGTTCTCCTGATGCTTCTAGTTCTTGACTCTTTTCTTTAATCATTTTCTGCTCAAGCAAATCATATCCTCCACGAGATAATGTATGTGGGTGAAGATTCTTAGCCACATTATCCCTACCCTTTTGACTTTTTTCCTAAATTTGTTTGTTAAACAATAGAAAGTCAACACATAAGCCAGCATATTCATATTAAACAACAAAAATCACTAGGAAGATACTATTACTACTAACCAATAATTCAGAGGTAATTAAACAAGAGTGTCAACACAAGAAGCCAGCATATTCATATTAAACAACAAAAATCACTAGGAAGATACTATTACTACTAACCAATAATTCAGAGGTAATTAAACAAGAGTGTCAACACAAGAAGCCAGCATATTCATATTAAACAACAAAAATCACTAGGAAGATACTATTACTACTAACCTTAAATTCAGAGGTCTTTCGAGACTCGACAAACTTCTCCCATACTTCTTCTCTAATATAAGGGTAAACTACATATGCAGGAGGGCGATCGGGGTTGGGGTTAGTAATAAATTCGGATGTAAGTTGTGTCTTAAAACCTCTCCATCGGTCCCCCAACCACGTCATCCatgttttcttcaattcatcaCACTTGTTTGGATCATCACTTTCTCTTATATCAAAATGAAGCtatatacataaaaaaaacGTTGGTGTTACTACCTAAGATCAATAGATACAAAATGAATGGGTAAATAGTGAATTAAAAATACAACAATAATACCTTGAGATCATCccaaattgaattttttatgtCTTTATGTACCAGCCGCCACTCATCTATTAAAATACTACAAGTACTTCGAGCAAGAAATGCTGCATAACTCTTGAACTCGTTTGAATTTTCACCAAAACATTTCCCAGTTTGTGGATCAAACTCAATCTTCAATTTCACACCTGTTTTTCGaactctttcaatttttttcatctTAGTGCAACCTCTAACCATTCTCTTTTTAGGTTCACTAGACGAATGACTAGGTTCACCAGACGAAAGAGGGGTGTTGGTTGAATCAGCCATGTATCtgtttaaacaaaataaaaagatgTCAGAATGAAAGCACAAATAAATGCAATAATAACAATATCAGTAGCAAATAAACTAATGACATATAAACTAATTAATCAAGCATATAATCTGAATTTACTAACTTATTCcaacaaaaaatgaaaacttaCTAACTCTCCCATATCCCTTCTTCATGATCCAAACGAGTAACTTGCACATCGTctacttcattttcttcattttcttcattggaGGTAAGCACATTTGTTGCAGAAGAAGGAATCTCAGAAATATGAAGGGTTTCATCACTACCATGTGTGGTTTTTGGTTGTAGAGCCACTGACCACCTTTTGTTAGAAGGATCTGTGACATAAAACACTTGTTTTGCTTGGGATGCCATAATGAAAGGTTCATCCCTATAAGCTACCTTGGAAAGATCAACCAGTGTGTATCCAAATTCATCAATTCTTACACCACTAGAAATATCAACCCACTTGCATTTAAATACAGGCACTCTAAATGTAACATAATCAACCTCCCAAATCTCTTCAATCACCCCAAAGTACGGTGTAGATGCCATAATAGGtcttttatcttttgaactAGAGAAGTGCATGGACTCAGCCACAACCATAACCCCACTATTTTGCATAGTACTTCTATCATCCTTTGATTTTGTATAAAAAGAATTTTTATTAATATCATATGCACTCCAAGTCATAACATTACATTTAGGTTCAAGTGAGAGTCGTTTTATTGTATCAGAAGCACTATCATCATTAGCAATTCTTTCTTTAAACCATTCAGAGAAAATCTTATTATGCTCTTTTAACAACACTTTTTCATTCATCTTGGGGTAGCTTTCCTTTAGAAAGCTTTTGTGGGCAGCTAAGTAAGGTTGAACTTCATCGGTGTTATTCAATATATACAAATGCGCTGGATGAAGTACCTTCCAAGTCATGCACTTGACATTTAAACCTTGCGTACCCATACCTTCACATCTTCCATCATGACGAGACTTTGGAACCCCTATAGCATCTACTTCTGACAAATAGTTTGAACAAAACTCAATAGCTTCTTCTGCAATGTACCTTTCAACAATCGAAGCTTCAGGACGGTAGGGATTCATAGTATATCCTTTTAGGATCTTCATGTACCGCTCTACTGGATACATCCACCTTAAACAAACTGGACCACACAATCTAATCTCCCTTACCAAATGAACAATCAAGTGTTCCATAATGTCAAAAAATGAAGGAGGAAAATGCATCTCCAACTGACACAAGATGACTGCAGCCTCATTTTCCAACTCGTCTAACTTCGATGGATCAATGACTTTACTACATATTGCATTGAAGAATAAGCACAGCCTAGTTATAGTTTTCCTAACTTTAATAGGCAGTATTCCACGAATAGCAACTGGTAGTAGTTGCTGCATCAGAACATGAAAGTCATGGGATTTTAAGCCATTTAACTTGAGATCTTTCATTGATACAAGTCTCTTGATATTTGATGAGTAACCTTGCGGTACTTTGATACCCTCTAAACACTCACAAAaacttattttctcttttttagaCAAAGTGTGACATGCTGGAGGCAAATATGTCTTGTTACCTATCTGTTGTGGAGTTAATTGCTGTCGTATACCCATATCAGCCAAATCCAAACGAGCACTTAACCCATCTTTTGTCTTTCCTTTAATGTGAAGAAGTGTTCCAATGAGACTATCACAAACATTTTTCTCTACATGCATCAAATCAATACAATGTCTTACATCAAGACTTGACCAATATGGAAGATCAAAGAACACCGacctctttttccatatatttttttcagcaggcttcttttgtttctttccaAAGACAACATTCACATGTTGTTGTCGTTGATAAACTTCCTCTCCAGTCAAGGGTTTTGGAGCAAGACCATGCTCTGCTTTTCCGTTGAAAGCTTTCTTCATTTTACGATATGGATGATAACGGTCTAAGAATTTTTGATGCCCAAGATAAACAGTCTTCCTTCCATTATTAAGTTGATGGTAACTTGTATCTTTCTCACAAATAGGACACGCTTTATGCCCTTTAACACTGTAACCAGACAAATTACCATATGCCGGAAAGTCGTTGATGGTGCAAAACAACATGGCACGCATATTGAAATGTTCACCGGAATACGCATCAAGAACATCAACTCCTTGCTCCCACAACAATCTTAAATCATCAATCAGGGGACTTAGATAAACATCTATGTCGTTTCCTGGTTGTTTTGGGCCCGGAATCATCATAGATAACATCATATATTTACGCTTCATGCACAACGAAGGAGATAGGTTGTAAATTATCAAGAGAACAGGCCATGAACTATGGTTACAACTTAGATTACCATACGGATTCATTCCATCGGTAGCAAGTCCAAGTCTAAGGTTTCTCGACTCTTTGGCaaaattcaaatcaattttcttcCATTGCAAAGAATCAGCTACATGGCGAATTTTTCCATCATCAATTCTCTCTTCTGCATGCCATCTAAGGTTCTTTGCGTCATTTGCATTAGAGAACAATCTCTTGAACCTTGAAATTATTGGTAGGTACCATAACACTTTTGCAGGAGGACCCTTTGTGCTCACATCATCACTGGAATCACCATCTTTCTTTTTGTAGCGTGACGCCTTGCACTTTGGACAATGATCATagttttcaaactcttttcTGTATAAGATGCAATCATTAGGGCATGCATGTATTTTTTCATACTCCATGCCCATCGGACACAATACTTTCTTGGCTTCATAATGACGATTCGACATTGTGTTACCTTCTGGAAGCATTTCTTTCAACAATCCAAGCAAATCAGTGAAACTTTTATCACTCCATCCATTTTTCGccttcaaattaaacaatctTAACACAGCTGACAACCGTGTAAAGTTTGTGCATCCCGGGTACAAAGGTTCTTCCTTGTCTTTACATAAAGTATCATACACATGCGCTCTCTTAAATGATTCTTCTCCAAGATCATGTATCATGTCTTCCAGCCGATCATCCGTATCTACACAAACTTCCTCTCTTTGGGATACACTTGGAGTTACTACTTCACCATGCCATATCCATCGTGTATAATTTTGACAAATCCCCGTCCAAGCTAGATGGTCCCTTATTTCATCCTTAGTAAGTTTTGGTTCCCGGTTCCCACAAGAAACACAAGGACATGGAAAAAGTCCATTGTTGTTTCGAAGATTTTTATCAGCAAATTCTAGAAATTCAGTCACTCCATTATTAAACTCATGACTTAATCGATTAGCTCTCATCCAACTACGATCCATAGCTACATTCTGAAAATTAACAGATATTAAATTACTTTATTGTGCTAATCTAGATCCAAAGTTAACATTATTGACACTGGGACCAAACTCATCAACATTTTTCAAATGAATAGCTAAATACAACCTTAGAAAATAAACTTACAACAAGATGGAAGAGTTCTGCAGTGGCTGGAAGAGTTTGCCGGAGCTGGAGTAGGTGGAAGAGTTCGCTGAACAGCTATCAGAGAGCGAAACTGCCTTCCAGTGCCTGGCTCATAGTAATACTGCACaaacaagacaaaaaaaaacatcaaattccagTAAAAATTGGAAACCGATTTCTAATCACCATCATACCCTAAGTCAACCAAATTTTACACAAAAAGATGCAACTACAATAACTGCAGAGATACACAAACATAAAGGATCCCCTTTGAACTGCAATTTGTATTAGTGCAATTTGTATTAGTGCATTTTGACAATACTAACATATAACTAGAATTCCACACCAAAAGTGAACACCCACCTTGTAGCTTCTTCATCCCGTACTTTGGCATCGAATTCTTTGCTAGGAGGATACTTTGGCAAGCTTGAAGGATCACAAGGTAGAGGCTTCGTTGAGAAGAACTAAATAGTAAACCAAAATGAAAGAGTAATGAGCAATGCATACTCAAGTTTTAAAACAATAATCCACAACTAAAAAAGCAGTGCAAAATTTTAGTTGAGCAAGACATACTGCATCCATTTTCAATCATATTCAAGTCGTGGAGACAATATGTATACATAAAGGAGAACACATGAGAAAGAGATGATATAGAAGCATTATTTTTAAAACATGAGTAAATATGCAAAAAGATGACATTAAAAAACTTAAGGCTGCAAGGAAACCCACAACCTTCGTTCATAAAAGCTTATGATTTTCCGAATACCAACATCCACTCTCTATATGTACTCATAGAGTTGCATTTTATAAGTGTGAAAAATACAAAAGACACTCAAGAATTTCACACCTCACTCTTCAAAGCAGATGCTGAAGTTCCACGATCAGAAGGAACCAGGCAAAACAGAAATATGTGATAAGAACCAGGTTACCAAGAGTAATATGCTATCATAAGGAATAAAGAGTCCGCTAATAACACCCAATCCATAACATCAAATAGACATAGAATGATAGACACAAAATGGCGGCCTAACTAGATTTTGGTGGTTACAGGCGAAGTTAGATAAATATTACACAGCTTACTGACCAAGAAATACAAGCTATCATAGTTTTATTGAACCAAATAATAAGGTAGTTGTAACTGATGTTTCAGAACTTCATCCTGGTTCACTTGTTTAAATGAACTCCAAATAGATGCTTCATTCTCTAACCTATATAGTTCACACACTCTAGACAACCAAACATATATAGGataaaaaatgataatataGACACCACTCACACTATTCATATACAATGTAAAAACCAAACAATGatagaatcaaaatcaaattcagaaaatTAGACCATCAAAGCATATCAAGACTTCAAAAGTGCAGTAAtggaaaaattaaataagtaaaccCATGGGCTAGTTTCCAGCTGTATAGAAGTTCCAAACATGATTTTTAAGTGTTAGCACAACTCTGTTTAAAGCAATGGAACCAGATTTACAATCAAAACATTTAATATAACCTATGTCTATTCCTCGCATGATCTTTATATACTTCAACCCTTGCAGTAACACTGTCCCTTGAAATGAACTTTACATGTGAATCTGATAAGTACATACCAAATTGATACAAACAACCATTGAATAAGAAAGAAAACTGATTTCATTGAAGTAGCTGAAATCCAGATCAAGGATCCTAGCCTCTTAGGAATCTGGATAAGTACATACCAACTTAATACAAATAacaattgaagaagaaagaaaactggTTTCATTGAAGTAGCTGCAATTCAGAACAAGGATCATAGGACTCTGGTCTATACTATTTTTACCGTTGAATGCCCGTGGACTAACATGCTAATAAGTCTACAAGAGAGTATGAAAGCCTAGAAACAAATTCTATGAGCATAATCTGAACATTTATCTCAACCAATAAACCTTCTATACAGAGTTCAAGAAAATATCATTTCTATATAGTCACTTCCTAACATATTCCTTCCACTTAATTTCTCTAACGAATGTCGCTCCGGCTCTCACTCGTACATATATGATGAAGTATTTATTGTCTTCAAAAGCAAACAATGTAATGTAACATCAACAAGAAGGCAAAGTTAACAATGAGAAACAATAAATTCTCCAGTACTGAATACCTGAATTCTTGAAGGGTGATTTTCCAAGTCTTGCAGAATGCAAAATTTGTATGTTTTGATTGATTTTCTCAGTTACCTCCTTGTGGTCATTACGCAACTCTGCACAGAACATCAAAACCATGAGAGATTATAGCCCTTAGACAGATCACAGAATTTGCAATTTTTGTTAACTCTTGGCTTCCAAAATACAGTTATGACAATTTGGTTTCAAATTGAACTAGTTGATACTGTAACAATTTTCCCTCACATGAACTTCTATCATTCATGCCATTGGGCTATGAACCATCTGTTTTCCATTGCCCTTCTTTCTCTGCAATATCAACATCATACCTAAATGAGTGTTTAAGTAGTTTGACAGTTGAATTAACTTGGTAGTTGGCGAAATAAGTATTTCTGAGGGGTATATACTCTTGTGAATTTAACTAGGGATAATTCTAACCTAGCAATCTTGGATAGTATTTAACCAAAAGAAACACTGAATCATTATTTTTACACATAGACCATCAGCGCTATTTTTACCCAGTATTCATAGCTAGTAGCATCAAAATTTTCAGCGCAAACTTAGGGTAATTGAAGATGCGTACCTTCAAGACGGTGTCGTTCGGCACAAACAGCTGGAATGTCGATACCGGAACGAGGAAAGCCCTAGAAAACGAAGCAAGCATCATGAATGGAGAGTTATGCAGAAGAACGCATGAAATTTATGGTGAGATAGGAtgtgagaagagaaaagagaggacCTCAGAAGATGCGTACCTTCGAGACGGCGTCGTTTGGCACGAACAACAGGAAGGGTCTTCGCGACGGCGTCGTTGGTGCAGGAAGCTCCAAGTTAAGCGActtccatcttcttcctccaagTGTTTGCAAACTTAGGTTTTTTCCGTGATTGGTTGAGTTTGTGCGTGTTGGATTTTCAGTGTTGTGTGAGGGACTTTTCACAACGGTTGTAttatacccgatgtgaaaagtactttattaaaatttcaaaaatgccaccgcATTATCTTTCACATCGGTTGTTATATCAACCGTTGTAAAAAATGTTTACTAATTACTTTCCACATCGGCCATAGcatcaaccgatgtgaaatctCTCACTAAAGTTCCCTGTAATTTCAATTTTGCCACCGCTTTATCTTTCACATCAGGTGTTTGATCCCCCGATGTAAAAACTCTGATGTTAAATCTATATTTTCTAGTAGTGATGAAAAAACAAATCATTTGGAGACAAAGTACTATTTTGGCTGCTTCTGTTCCATGAATAACTTGCAGAGAATATTGTACAATTTGTGCCATCTCAGGAGGACAAAGGAAAAGTTTAATTTATTATGCACGCAATGTCCTACAATTACTTCATTTTCCGTAGATGAGATATAATTATTTCTCACatgtcaacaaaaaaaaacagctcattgtttctatttattttcaaagaaaaatcTTTTATCTTTGCTTTGCCTCATAATCATTTGGTTATCTTATGTTGTATACATGTCCAAGCAATAACTATCACCTCGATGAATAATGCCTAGTCATTTGTGGTCTCTTAATTCTGCATAGTATTTTGAAGTGAGACAAATCCTTCTTCCAAACGAATTTTTCCCATGGCTAGTTAATCTTTCCACACTAACACAGAGTCATTATGAAGTCAGAATattgaaattgaagaaatccaCATTTAATAAAAAGGCACGTAACTTTCAGCTTGCAAAAATGATGAATCATTTGGATAGTTGGTTGAATTCCCAGCAATTTCTAAGGAGGGAAATAATATGACCTTAACTTTGCTCAGATGTCAAAAGCAATTTTGTATTTGTGCCCAAATGATGAAAACTTTTGCAAACGAtaatgattttgaaaaaatcTTCAAAATCATCCCTAAAAGCCCAAAAAGAAGAGAAGGCCAGTCTTCTACCAAAGACTATTTCGCAGAAAAAGTTAGATACGAAAAGGAAAGGCCTATAGAGTTTTCAAAACTTTGAAGTATTTGTCAGCAATGAAAACAGAAGAGCATAGAGAAGGTTCTTTTATCATCCATTTAATGCACTATTAGTCTATTACTTTGTTTGATTTCTTGACGTTAAAAACCTTTACTTCTCCTTCAGAAATTTGCCCAATTATACTCTTGTGGCTTATTTGTACTTCATTTTGCTAATCTTGGAGTAGGCTTAGCACATGCAAACCCACTCCTTCAAATTCCATACATAGTCCTTGAAATTCCACTACCAAGTCATATAGGAATGGAGGCATTTCATCACACTTAATAAGTTTTAAACTCACGAGATAATAAGTCTGTCTTTGAAAGATCACACGTCAGCCAAGTTAGTctataaaagaagaaaataccTTTGAAAGTTTATGATTAAATGAAATGACGATCAAGTTAGTCCTTGACGTTTTATTTGATTGTAGGGACTTACTTGATCAACAACTTACATACACAGGGATTGCGGAgggtatttcatttttttaagaattaacTTGTCTGATACTAACACTTTAAGAATCGAATTTAGTTACTCGCTCTCTTTTAATCTAACACATGTATATTTCATGGGAGACAATAATGTTCTAGATGTCGATATTCATATTTTGGTGAAGCGCTTTTGTGGCAGCGTTTTTGCCCATACATAAAATTCTAAGACCTTCCTATAAAGGGAATTAGACATATACCAATAAGTGCATATTTGGATACACGATGAAAAATcatgataaaattaaaattatgataGAAAGTTAAAAAACTAAGGTAAGTTATTTATTTCACcgtaattttaatttcatcttgTGTTCAAACAACTAACCATTCATTCCTCACTGTTATggtctaagagcatctccaatggtaagaacttattttgggacttaactcaatTCTTGTGGGCCAaaattgccacataggatttaaggcactcataaggtcttcatatacatttcactctagtggttgagatcttattttacttttgtctGGGCCTACAGTactcaatatatttatattatttattttcctccctaattttcactttgattatggtattgaaggagagagaaaaaaatataattttatttaagatcccatatttgagagtacctgagctaagacacggatcttagcttttgctaagatctcatgccatgtaggatagctccaatggtgggatctaataagatggatctaataagatccgaaTCTTATTTTaaagtcccaaaataaggactccattggagatgctctacgAAGCATGGTAGTTGTAGATATATAACCACCATGCAAGGTCGGTGAAAAGTAAAAAACCTGCATGGCTAGCTTTGCAGCAATTACTTGCCAAAAATTGTCATATAGCTATCAATAAGATTTGCTGACTTTGgagtacaatttttttaacagcttttaaagaaatgaaaaaatgatctttattcatatcattttcttttaaaaggAAACACATTTTAAGTTTGTAAcatcaaattattattttacaaATGTATTAAGAAAAGACCCTACCTCTGCTAGTTGTTGGTGGGACATTCACATACAAGTTAAACCATGTGTTCTTCCTTTGATGATTTCTTATCCGTCCGATTAATGAGAGGAATTGCATCAGGACCGTCCATAGATGATGGCTCCCCTAGTAGGACCAAAACAATTATGAAAAAAAGGAGAGGAACCTA
This is a stretch of genomic DNA from Lotus japonicus ecotype B-129 chromosome 1, LjGifu_v1.2. It encodes these proteins:
- the LOC130726313 gene encoding uncharacterized protein LOC130726313, which gives rise to MDAFFSTKPLPCDPSSLPKYPPSKEFDAKFKGDPLCLCISAVIVVASFCYYYEPGTGRQFRSLIAVQRTLPPTPAPNVAMDRSWMRANRLSHEFNNGVTEFLEFADKNLRNNNGLFPCPCVSCGNREPKLTKDEIRDHLAWTGICQNYTRWIWHGEVVTPSVSQREEVCVDTDDRLEDMIHDLGEESFKRAHVYDTLCKDKEEPLYPGCTNFTRLSAVLRLFNLKAKNGWSDKSFTDLLGLLKEMLPEGNTMSNRHYEAKKVLCPMGMEYEKIHACPNDCILYRKEFENYDHCPKCKASRYKKKDGDSSDDVSTKGPPAKVLWYLPIISRFKRLFSNANDAKNLRWHAEERIDDGKIRHVADSLQWKKIDLNFAKESRNLRLGLATDGMNPYGNLSCNHSSWPVLLIIYNLSPSLCMKRKYMMLSMMIPGPKQPGNDIDVYLSPLIDDLRLLWEQGVDVLDAYSGEHFNMRAMLFCTINDFPAYGNLSGYSVKGHKACPICEKDTSYHQLNNGRKTVYLGHQKFLDRYHPYRKMKKAFNGKAEHGLAPKPLTGEEVYQRQQHVNVVFGKKQKKPAEKNIWKKRSVFFDLPYWSSLDVRHCIDLMHVEKNVCDSLIGTLLHIKGKTKDGLSARLDLADMGIRQQLTPQQIGNKTYLPPACHTLSKKEKISFCECLEGIKVPQGYSSNIKRLVSMKDLKLNGLKSHDFHVLMQQLLPVAIRGILPIKVRKTITRLCLFFNAICSKVIDPSKLDELENEAAVILCQLEMHFPPSFFDIMEHLIVHLVREIRLCGPVCLRWMYPVERYMKILKGYTMNPYRPEASIVERYIAEEAIEFCSNYLSEVDAIGVPKSRHDGRCEGMGTQGLNVKCMTWKVLHPAHLYILNNTDEVQPYLAAHKSFLKESYPKMNEKVLLKEHNKIFSEWFKERIANDDSASDTIKRLSLEPKCNVMTWSAYDINKNSFYTKSKDDRSTMQNSGVMVVAESMHFSSSKDKRPIMASTPYFGVIEEIWEVDYVTFRVPVFKCKWVDISSGVRIDEFGYTLVDLSKVAYRDEPFIMASQAKQVFYVTDPSNKRWSVALQPKTTHGSDETLHISEIPSSATNVLTSNEENEENEVDDVQVTRLDHEEGIWES